Proteins encoded within one genomic window of Saccharopolyspora pogona:
- a CDS encoding MFS transporter, with translation MAFSLLGRLHMPALAMVLAFLVVDWTGSYAIGGVIGATVTAGQAIAGPLRGRAADRSSAPRLLVATGLGSGLGMAAMVVVSRWVDPAQWWLMLPVALLTGLSHPPITQVGRAIWPRLTDGPAREAAFAVEATLQELLFVITPMLATFVVAAWGPVAAMLSCAAWAALGAAMFAASLLRAGMREAPGDGARGAGKTGSLFRVPGFTSLLLFFALLVGGLIAVDLMLVGWARERGAPELAGLLAMVWAVGSLAGGLVSGGFAARPRLWLRVLLAALGLAVLVPALPPIADPGSPWLVGAILLVGGTAIAPTLAACNGRLADLTPVERRSEAFGWMASATTLGGALAAPLAGWMLDISGPAAAAAAAAGLALLGFGFVVRHSVRASRALPGTEQTSVT, from the coding sequence ATGGCGTTCAGCCTGCTCGGGCGCCTGCACATGCCGGCCCTGGCGATGGTGCTGGCCTTCCTGGTCGTCGACTGGACCGGGTCGTACGCCATCGGCGGCGTCATCGGGGCGACGGTCACGGCAGGTCAGGCCATCGCCGGACCGCTGCGCGGCCGGGCCGCCGATCGCAGTTCGGCGCCGCGCCTCCTAGTGGCGACCGGGCTGGGTTCCGGGCTCGGGATGGCGGCGATGGTCGTGGTGTCGCGCTGGGTGGATCCGGCGCAGTGGTGGCTGATGCTGCCGGTGGCGCTGCTCACGGGGCTGTCGCACCCGCCGATCACGCAGGTGGGTCGGGCGATCTGGCCGCGGCTGACCGATGGTCCGGCGCGGGAGGCGGCCTTCGCGGTGGAGGCGACGCTGCAGGAGCTGCTGTTCGTGATCACGCCGATGCTGGCGACGTTCGTGGTGGCCGCTTGGGGTCCGGTCGCCGCGATGTTGTCCTGCGCGGCCTGGGCGGCTCTCGGTGCGGCGATGTTCGCTGCTTCGCTGTTGCGCGCGGGGATGCGCGAGGCGCCGGGGGACGGCGCGCGCGGTGCCGGCAAGACCGGGTCGTTGTTCCGGGTGCCGGGTTTCACGTCGTTGCTGCTCTTCTTCGCGCTGCTGGTCGGCGGGTTGATCGCGGTGGACCTGATGCTCGTCGGCTGGGCCCGAGAGCGGGGCGCCCCGGAGCTGGCGGGGCTGCTGGCCATGGTGTGGGCGGTCGGTTCGCTGGCCGGTGGCCTGGTGTCGGGCGGTTTCGCGGCGCGCCCGCGGCTTTGGCTGCGCGTCCTGCTCGCCGCGCTCGGGCTCGCCGTCCTGGTGCCCGCTTTGCCGCCGATCGCCGATCCGGGTTCGCCGTGGTTGGTCGGTGCGATCTTGCTGGTCGGGGGCACCGCGATCGCGCCGACGCTGGCCGCTTGCAACGGGCGGCTGGCGGACCTGACGCCGGTCGAGCGGCGCAGCGAGGCGTTCGGCTGGATGGCCAGCGCGACGACGCTGGGCGGCGCGCTGGCCGCCCCGCTGGCGGGTTGGATGCTCGACATCTCAGGCCCGGCGGCGGCTGCCGCGGCGGCGGCCGGATTGGCGTTGCTGGGCTTCGGGTTTGTCGTACGTCACAGCGTTCGGGCATCGCGTGCGCTGCCGGGGACGGAGCAGACTTCGGTTACGTGA
- a CDS encoding DMT family transporter — MTATSVRRTHDRPKTRERVLGMFGAAGVGMLLAIQARINGTLGARMDDGIAAGLISFLCGFVVLVAATFVIPQARRGWRNLRAELRKPDGLRPWQCLGGVCGGYLVFTQGMAATALGVAMFTVAVVAGQVSSGLVVDRFGLGPAGPQHVTPARLFGAGLAVVAVVIAVSTQLGSGQASWLVLLPALAGIGLGLQAAVNGRMKQAVDSTVFAAMFNFGVGMTALALAFAVEVVLRGLPPLPADAWLYTGGFLGTLVIGGSVALVRFTGVLVLSLGVIAGQLVGALLLDVFAPASGAGISTSTFLGVLLTLVAVGVAAMPDRAGRSARRLPR, encoded by the coding sequence GTGACTGCTACTTCCGTGCGGCGAACGCATGACCGGCCGAAGACCCGGGAACGCGTGCTCGGCATGTTCGGCGCGGCCGGGGTCGGGATGCTGCTCGCCATCCAGGCGCGGATCAACGGCACGCTCGGAGCGCGGATGGACGACGGGATCGCCGCCGGGCTGATCTCGTTCCTGTGCGGTTTCGTCGTGCTCGTGGCGGCGACCTTCGTGATCCCGCAGGCGCGGCGCGGCTGGCGGAACCTCCGCGCCGAGCTGCGCAAACCGGATGGTCTGCGGCCATGGCAGTGCCTCGGGGGCGTGTGCGGCGGATATCTGGTGTTCACGCAGGGAATGGCGGCGACCGCGCTCGGCGTCGCGATGTTCACCGTCGCGGTGGTGGCCGGGCAGGTCAGTAGCGGGCTTGTGGTGGACCGGTTCGGATTGGGTCCGGCCGGGCCCCAGCACGTGACCCCGGCGCGGCTGTTCGGGGCCGGGCTGGCCGTGGTGGCGGTGGTGATCGCGGTGTCCACGCAGTTGGGAAGCGGTCAGGCGAGCTGGCTGGTGCTGCTGCCCGCTCTGGCCGGGATCGGGCTCGGCTTGCAGGCGGCGGTCAACGGCCGGATGAAGCAGGCCGTGGACTCCACGGTGTTCGCGGCGATGTTCAACTTCGGCGTCGGGATGACCGCCCTCGCGCTGGCGTTCGCGGTCGAGGTTGTGCTGCGCGGCCTGCCGCCGTTGCCGGCCGATGCGTGGCTCTACACCGGCGGTTTCCTGGGGACCTTGGTGATCGGCGGGTCGGTGGCGCTGGTGCGCTTCACCGGCGTGCTGGTGCTCAGCCTGGGCGTGATCGCCGGTCAGCTGGTCGGCGCGCTGCTGCTCGACGTGTTCGCCCCGGCCTCCGGTGCGGGCATCTCGACGTCCACGTTCCTCGGCGTGCTGCTCACGTTGGTGGCCGTCGGCGTGGCGGCAATGCCGGACCGGGCGGGACGGTCCGCGCGCCGTCTGCCACGATGA